A section of the Falco biarmicus isolate bFalBia1 chromosome 3, bFalBia1.pri, whole genome shotgun sequence genome encodes:
- the NR4A3 gene encoding nuclear receptor subfamily 4 group A member 3 → MPCVQAQYSPSPPGSNYAAQTYAYGSEYSSEIMNPDYAKLTMDLSSTEITATATTSLPSFSTFMEGYSGSYELKPSCLYQMQSASSGQRPLIKMEDTRLSPYQPSLPPSTDEGMPSTSMYFKQSPPSTPTTPGFPSHQSLWDEPPLQPTQTCLPPSHLMDAAPMKTVPPRFPLFHFKHSPPHTPATATHMCYDPASLSLPLGSDRPAASQAPMEGHSYGLHLAKRPATLAFSPLGLNAATSSLMGESSGGGSSGLPSPPSRSSSSGEGTCAVCGDNAACQHYGVRTCEGCKGFFKRTVQKNAKYVCLANKNCPVDKRRRNRCQYCRFQKCLSVGMVKEVVRTDSLKGRRGRLPSKPKSPLQQEPSQPSPPSPPISMMNALVRALTDSTPRELDYSRYCSTDQAAAGTDAEHVQQFYNLLTASIDITRGWAEKIPGFTDLPKEDQTLLIESAFLELFVLRLSIRSDTAEDKFVFCNGLVLHRLQCLRGFGEWLDSIKDFSLNLKSLNLDIPALASLSALTMITERHGLKEPKKVEELCNKITSSLKDHLTFSCQNKGQPLESAEPKVLGVLADLRSLCTLGLQRIFYLKLEDLVPAPSIIDRLFLDTLPF, encoded by the exons ATGCCCTGTGTGCAAGCGCAGTATAGCCCTTCACCGCCCGGTTCAAATTATGCAGCTCAGACCTATGCGTATGGCTCGGAGTACAGCTCAGAGATCATGAACCCTGACTATGCCAAGCTGACCATGGACCTGAGCAGTACCGAAATCACCGccactgccaccacctcccTTCCCAGCTTCAGCACCTTTATGGAGGGTTACTCTGGCAGCTATGAGCTCAAGCCTTCCTGCCTCTACCAAATGCAATCTGCCTCCTCTGGCCAGAGGCCCCTCATAAAGATGGAAGACACGCGGCTCTCCCCATACCAGCCCTCACTGCCACCCTCCACGGATGAGGGGATGCCCAGCACTTCCATGTACTTCAAGCAATCCCCGCCCTCCACGCCCACCACGCCCGGCTTCCCCTCTCACCAGAGCCTGTGGGATGAGCCCCCGCTGCAGCCCACGCAGACCTGCCTGCCGCCCAGCCACCTGATGGACGCCGCGCCCATGAAGACCGTGCCTCCGCGCTTCCCCCTCTTCCACTTCAAGCACTCGCCCCCCCACACGCCGGCCACGGCCACACACATGTGCTATGACCCTGCCTCCCTGAGCCTGCCCCTGGGCTCCGACAGACCCGCCGCCAGCCAGGCGCCCATGGAGGGCCATTCCTACGGGCTTCACCTGGCCAAAAGGCCAGCCACCTTAGCCTTCTCACCGCTCGGCCTCAACGCAGCCACCTCCAGCCTGATGGGTGAGAGCAGTGGTGGCGGCAGCAGCGGCCTCCCATCTCCACCCAGCAGGAGCTCCTCATCCGGGGAAGGCACCTGCGCCGTCTGTGGGGATAATGCCGCCTGCCAGCACTACGGGGTACGGACGTGTGAGGGCTGCAAGGGCTTTTTTAAG AgaacagttcagaaaaatgcaaaatatgtttGTCTGGCAAACAAAAACTGTCCAGTGGACAAGAGACGTCGTAACAGATGCCAGTACTGCCGGTTTCAGAAGTGTCTCAGCGTCGGCATGGTTAAAGAAG TCGTCCGTACCGACAGCCTGAAAGGGAGAAGAGGTCGGCTGCCTTCCAAACCAAAGAGCCCCTTACAACAAGAACCCTCTCAGCCCTCCCCGCCTTCTCCTCCCATCAGCATGATGAACGCCCTCGTACGAGCTTTAACCGACTCCACACCCAGGGAACTTGACTATTCAAGA TACTGTTCCACTGATCAGGCCGCTGCAGGCACAGATGCAGAACATGTACAACAGTTCTATAATCTTCTGACTGCCTCCATTGACATAACTAGAGGCTGGGCAGAAAAAATCCCAGGATTTACTGACCTCCCAAAAGAAGATCAGACATTACTCATAGAATCAGCTTTTTTGGAGCTGTTTGTACTAAGACTCTCCATCAG gtCTGATACTGCTGAGGATAAGTTTGTATTCTGCAATGGACTCGTGCTTCATAGACTTCAGTGCCTTCGTGGATTTGGGGAGTGGCTCGACTCTATTAAAGACTTTTCCTTAAACTTAAAGAGCCTTAACCTTGATATCCCAGCCTTAGCAAGTTTATCAGCTCTAACTATGATTACAG AACGACATGGATTAAAAGAACCAAAGAAAGTGGAAGAGCTATGCAACAAGATCACAAGCAGTTTGAAAGATCACTTAACTTTCAGTTGCCAAAACAAAGGACAACCGCTTGAGTCTGCAGAGCCGAAGGTACTGGGTGTTCTGGCTGATTTGCGTTCTCTCTGCACACTGGGACTGCAGCGCATCTTTTACCTGAAACTGGAAGATTTGGTGCCAGCCCCTTCCATTATCGACAGGCTGTTTCTGGACACCTTACCCTTCTGA